The Phycisphaeraceae bacterium genome has a window encoding:
- a CDS encoding cob(I)yrinic acid a,c-diamide adenosyltransferase, with protein MKLYTRTGDDGSTGLFGGPRVGKDDPRVEAYGDVDELNAAVGLAAASCLGAIEPRQPVAASGEVGTGMRRLGEILRQVQSRLFDLGADLATPIGSPHEGKIARIDAADVAEAEAWIDEVDGVNAPMRAFVLPGGSELAARLHLARTICRRAERRTLALSRLQPINPQGLVLLNRLSDLLFALARRANALHGVGDVEWRPKGRG; from the coding sequence ATGAAACTCTACACCCGCACGGGCGATGACGGCAGCACGGGACTCTTCGGCGGCCCGCGCGTGGGCAAGGACGACCCTCGCGTCGAGGCCTACGGCGACGTGGATGAACTCAACGCCGCCGTCGGACTGGCGGCGGCCTCCTGCCTCGGCGCCATCGAACCGCGCCAGCCGGTTGCGGCAAGTGGTGAAGTCGGGACAGGGATGAGGCGTCTGGGCGAGATTCTGCGGCAGGTGCAGTCGCGGCTGTTCGACCTGGGGGCGGACCTGGCCACGCCCATCGGTTCGCCGCACGAGGGCAAGATCGCCCGCATCGACGCCGCGGACGTGGCTGAGGCGGAGGCGTGGATTGACGAGGTGGATGGCGTCAATGCGCCGATGCGGGCGTTCGTCCTGCCGGGCGGATCGGAACTGGCCGCCCGTCTGCACCTGGCGCGGACCATCTGCCGCCGGGCGGAGCGGCGGACGCTCGCGCTGTCGCGGCTGCAGCCGATCAACCCGCAGGGATTGGTTCTGCTCAACCGGCTGAGCGACCTGCTCTTCGCCCTGGCCCGCCGCGCCAACGCACTGCATGGCGTGGGGGACGTGGAATGGAGGCCGAAGGGGCGCGGGTGA
- the lpxI gene encoding UDP-2,3-diacylglucosamine diphosphatase LpxI (LpxI, functionally equivalent to LpxH, replaces it in LPS biosynthesis in a minority of bacteria.), which translates to MVNTSDSIPSPNPPPRLGLIAGQGRLPILIARGMKAAGARVSCVGLAGQYDPELPEVCDDFRSAGWVRLGQWMRLLRRWGITRAVMVGGVKKERMHDPLRLFRQIPDLRAAVVWYRHLRHDRRNAAVLRAVAEELARGGITLMDSTTYIPDHLATPGVMTRRQPTAAQQRDIAFGWPLLRQVVELDIGQSIAVRDRDVIAVEAIEGTDRLIERAGELCRAKGWTLLKTASTRHDMRADVPTIGVQTIEAVARGGGGCIAVGAGRVILVEKPAVLAAAEERGIALVGVEGV; encoded by the coding sequence GTGGTGAACACTTCGGACTCCATTCCGTCGCCCAATCCACCCCCCCGCCTCGGCCTCATCGCCGGTCAGGGGCGGCTGCCCATCCTCATCGCCAGGGGCATGAAAGCCGCCGGCGCCCGCGTCTCCTGCGTGGGGCTGGCCGGTCAGTACGACCCCGAACTGCCCGAGGTCTGCGATGACTTCCGCTCGGCCGGCTGGGTGCGCCTGGGCCAGTGGATGCGGCTGCTCCGCCGCTGGGGCATCACCCGTGCCGTCATGGTGGGCGGCGTGAAGAAGGAGCGCATGCACGACCCGCTGCGCCTCTTCCGCCAGATCCCCGACCTGCGCGCCGCCGTCGTGTGGTATCGTCACCTGCGCCACGACCGACGCAACGCCGCCGTGCTGCGGGCCGTGGCGGAGGAACTGGCCCGCGGCGGCATCACGCTCATGGATTCCACCACCTACATCCCCGACCACCTGGCCACCCCCGGCGTGATGACCCGCCGTCAGCCCACCGCCGCCCAGCAGCGGGACATCGCCTTCGGCTGGCCGCTGCTCAGGCAGGTCGTGGAGCTGGACATTGGCCAATCCATCGCCGTGCGTGACCGGGACGTGATCGCCGTGGAAGCCATCGAGGGCACGGATCGCCTGATCGAGCGCGCTGGCGAACTGTGCCGGGCGAAGGGTTGGACGCTTCTCAAGACCGCCAGCACGCGCCACGACATGCGGGCCGACGTGCCGACCATCGGCGTGCAGACCATCGAGGCCGTGGCGCGCGGCGGGGGGGGCTGCATCGCGGTCGGCGCGGGGCGCGTGATTCTCGTCGAGAAACCCGCCGTGCTGGCCGCGGCGGAGGAGCGGGGGATCGCGCTGGTCGGCGTGGAGGGGGTCTGA
- a CDS encoding Lrp/AsnC family transcriptional regulator, whose amino-acid sequence MPRQAAARPVKFDAIDRAILRELQGNARITNSMLAERVGISPPSTLERVKKLESQGVIKGYAALLDPVRLNQSIAAIVHISIKEHSAAVLEEARRQLTALDEVQSCWYCAGDEDFILKVRVEDMAHYEQFVSRKLAAVPGIGKLRTSFVLSEVKDSPCVSLESMRLK is encoded by the coding sequence ATGCCCAGGCAGGCCGCGGCCAGACCGGTGAAGTTCGACGCCATCGACCGGGCGATTCTGCGCGAGTTGCAGGGCAACGCGCGGATCACCAACTCCATGCTCGCCGAGCGCGTGGGCATCAGCCCGCCCAGCACGCTGGAGCGCGTGAAGAAGCTCGAGTCGCAGGGCGTCATCAAGGGCTACGCGGCCCTGCTCGACCCGGTGCGCCTGAACCAGTCGATCGCGGCAATCGTCCACATCAGCATCAAGGAGCACAGCGCCGCGGTGCTGGAGGAGGCCCGCCGCCAGTTGACCGCTCTCGACGAGGTGCAGTCGTGCTGGTACTGCGCCGGGGACGAGGACTTCATCCTGAAGGTGCGGGTGGAGGACATGGCTCACTACGAGCAGTTCGTCAGCCGCAAACTCGCCGCCGTGCCCGGTATCGGGAAACTGCGGACCAGTTTCGTGCTCAGCGAGGTGAAGGACTCACCGTGCGTGTCGCTGGAGTCGATGCGGCTGAAATAG
- a CDS encoding DNRLRE domain-containing protein, giving the protein MKCFAVVVLVIVAGGAVHADQVQLTPMKDNTLYQDPDGLWSNGAGQHLFAGRTAQVQNSVRRALLAFDVAGAIPPGATINSVTLRLNMSMTISGPQEMTLHRVVSNWGEGASDAFGNEGSGAPAEAGDATWRHTFFDTQFWGGPGGDFVAAPSAMAVVDQFGPYTWGSTSGMVGDVQGWLDNPAANFGWVLIGNEAVSVTAKRFDSRENPVPENRPVLIVDYTPGEVVVTPESFTRVRGLPVSGVLSDLFLSDDLRVVTRPDVFRTSAVPPVQIEVRGQSPIQSPAELLIRVESHASVNNIFQRLMAFNYDTSQYEVLNSRTLPTTDIVTDVIVAANPGRFIEDGTGNMRVLLQYNALAFTIAPIWQARQDQVIWRVRN; this is encoded by the coding sequence ATGAAGTGCTTCGCTGTCGTGGTGTTGGTGATCGTGGCTGGCGGGGCGGTTCACGCCGACCAGGTGCAGCTGACGCCGATGAAGGACAACACGCTGTATCAGGATCCTGACGGGTTGTGGAGCAACGGGGCGGGGCAGCATCTCTTTGCGGGCCGCACCGCGCAGGTTCAGAACAGCGTGCGCAGGGCGCTGCTGGCGTTCGATGTGGCCGGGGCGATTCCGCCCGGCGCGACGATCAACAGCGTGACGCTGCGTCTGAACATGTCGATGACGATCTCGGGACCGCAGGAGATGACGCTTCATCGCGTCGTCAGCAACTGGGGAGAGGGCGCTTCGGACGCCTTCGGCAACGAGGGCTCGGGCGCGCCCGCCGAAGCGGGCGACGCTACGTGGCGGCACACGTTCTTTGACACGCAGTTCTGGGGCGGGCCGGGGGGCGATTTCGTGGCCGCACCCAGCGCCATGGCCGTCGTCGATCAGTTCGGCCCGTACACCTGGGGCAGCACATCCGGCATGGTGGGGGACGTGCAGGGCTGGCTGGACAATCCCGCCGCCAACTTCGGCTGGGTGCTCATCGGCAACGAGGCCGTCAGCGTGACCGCCAAGCGGTTCGACAGCCGGGAGAACCCCGTGCCGGAGAACCGTCCGGTGCTGATCGTGGACTACACGCCGGGCGAGGTGGTGGTGACTCCCGAGTCATTCACCCGCGTGCGCGGACTGCCGGTGTCAGGCGTTCTCAGCGACCTGTTCCTCAGCGACGACTTGCGGGTGGTGACGCGCCCCGACGTGTTCCGCACTTCCGCCGTACCACCGGTGCAGATCGAGGTGCGCGGGCAGTCGCCGATCCAGTCGCCCGCCGAACTGCTGATTCGCGTGGAGTCGCACGCCAGCGTGAACAACATCTTCCAGCGACTCATGGCCTTCAACTACGACACCAGCCAGTACGAGGTGCTCAACTCGCGCACGCTGCCCACCACGGACATCGTGACGGATGTGATCGTCGCCGCCAACCCCGGCCGGTTCATCGAGGACGGCACGGGGAACATGCGCGTTCTGCTGCAGTACAACGCCCTGGCGTTCACCATCGCCCCCATCTGGCAGGCGCGGCAGGACCAGGTAATCTGGCGAGTGCGGAACTGA
- a CDS encoding SDR family NAD(P)-dependent oxidoreductase, with protein MPRSLTDSVFIITGASSGIGEAVALQAAGAGMNLVLTARRMDRLESVAARARSLGRLVETVPGDVTDERHSERLLDAAMTRFGRVDAVLANAGYGLETSTLHMDQPSLRRMFEVNVFAGFDLLQRAGRHLVAQGRGGHLLMSSSCVAKITMPYYAAYCATKAAQNHLCRALRLELRPHGIEVSSILPVSTTTEFHRVATGEDRDAPAHTPRLFVQTPERVARAVIRCLRRPSPEVWTSHTVRFASALMTMFPSLMDWSVRKEVAKRRGRVMGSE; from the coding sequence ATGCCCCGCTCCCTGACCGATTCCGTGTTCATCATCACCGGCGCCTCGTCCGGCATCGGCGAGGCGGTCGCGCTGCAAGCCGCCGGGGCGGGGATGAACCTGGTTCTCACCGCCCGGCGGATGGATCGCCTCGAATCCGTCGCCGCGCGGGCGCGGTCCCTGGGGCGCCTGGTCGAAACGGTTCCCGGGGACGTGACGGACGAGCGCCACTCCGAACGCCTGCTCGACGCAGCCATGACCCGCTTCGGTCGCGTCGACGCCGTGCTCGCCAACGCCGGGTACGGACTGGAAACCAGCACGTTGCACATGGACCAGCCGTCATTGCGGCGGATGTTCGAGGTCAACGTCTTCGCCGGGTTCGACCTGCTCCAGCGGGCCGGGCGGCACCTGGTGGCGCAGGGCCGGGGGGGGCATCTGCTGATGTCCTCCAGTTGCGTCGCCAAGATCACCATGCCCTACTACGCCGCGTACTGCGCCACCAAGGCGGCGCAGAACCACCTCTGCCGCGCGCTGCGGCTGGAACTGCGGCCGCACGGCATCGAAGTCTCCAGCATTCTGCCCGTCTCAACCACCACCGAATTCCACCGCGTGGCCACCGGCGAGGACCGCGACGCTCCGGCACACACGCCCCGGCTCTTCGTGCAGACCCCGGAGCGCGTGGCCCGCGCCGTCATCCGCTGCCTGCGGCGGCCTTCGCCCGAAGTCTGGACCAGCCACACCGTACGCTTCGCCTCGGCGCTCATGACCATGTTTCCATCGCTGATGGACTGGTCGGTGCGCAAGGAGGTGGCGAAGCGGCGCGGCCGCGTGATGGGATCGGAGTAA
- the ribB gene encoding 3,4-dihydroxy-2-butanone-4-phosphate synthase — protein MPFAPIEDILADLRAGRMIVLVDNENRENEGDLVCAGELITPEIIRFMTRHTPGYLCLAMTAADCDRLDLHPQTGINTSLRGTAMAVSIDGHPRHGVGTGISASDRAKTVRIAVDPNSRPDDLVRPGHMVPLRAREGGVLVRTGQTEGSVDLARLAGCRPAAVISEISRDDGEMARLPELEQFCAAHGLKMCSVEQIIEYRLARERLVERLEPKAGTVIETPQGSFNLIAFRTAIDPLPHVALTVGGVGDLDALGHPVRIDEPVLVRMHRRDLLGDVFEELSNPTRRDLLASMRMIQQARRGAIVYLRPEGYGNDLRSRLLRLQRHATDDVNTPDLTRPEGVGGKAQPMDQREIGVGVQILLDLGLTRLRILTNHPKTLPGLHAFGLEVVEQVGIG, from the coding sequence ATGCCATTTGCGCCCATCGAGGACATTCTGGCCGACCTGCGCGCCGGGCGGATGATCGTGCTGGTGGACAACGAGAACCGCGAGAACGAGGGCGACCTTGTCTGCGCGGGTGAACTGATCACGCCCGAAATCATCCGCTTCATGACCCGCCACACGCCCGGCTATCTCTGTCTGGCGATGACCGCCGCCGACTGCGACCGGCTGGACCTGCACCCGCAGACGGGCATCAACACATCGCTCCGCGGCACGGCGATGGCGGTATCGATTGACGGACACCCACGGCATGGCGTGGGGACGGGCATCAGCGCTTCCGACCGGGCGAAGACGGTGCGCATCGCGGTCGATCCCAACAGCCGACCGGATGACCTGGTGAGGCCGGGGCACATGGTTCCGCTGCGGGCGCGCGAGGGCGGCGTGCTGGTCCGCACCGGGCAGACCGAGGGCTCGGTGGACCTGGCGCGGCTGGCCGGCTGCCGACCCGCTGCGGTCATCAGCGAGATCAGCCGCGATGACGGCGAAATGGCCCGGCTGCCTGAACTCGAGCAGTTCTGCGCCGCGCACGGGCTGAAGATGTGCTCGGTGGAGCAGATCATCGAGTACCGGCTGGCCCGCGAGCGATTGGTCGAACGACTGGAGCCGAAGGCCGGCACGGTGATCGAAACTCCCCAGGGGTCGTTCAACCTCATCGCCTTCCGCACGGCGATCGACCCCCTGCCTCACGTGGCCCTCACCGTGGGCGGGGTGGGCGACCTTGACGCCCTCGGCCACCCGGTGCGGATCGACGAGCCGGTGCTGGTGCGCATGCACCGGCGCGATCTGCTGGGGGACGTGTTCGAGGAACTCTCCAACCCCACGCGGCGCGATCTGCTGGCGTCGATGCGGATGATCCAGCAGGCGCGGCGCGGCGCCATCGTCTACCTGCGGCCGGAAGGGTACGGCAACGACCTGCGCAGCCGCCTGCTTCGCCTGCAGCGACATGCAACCGATGATGTCAACACCCCCGACCTGACGCGGCCCGAAGGCGTCGGCGGAAAGGCCCAGCCGATGGATCAGCGCGAGATCGGCGTCGGTGTGCAGATTCTGCTTGATCTGGGACTGACGAGACTGAGAATCCTGACGAATCATCCCAAGACCCTGCCGGGCTTGCACGCCTTCGGGCTCGAGGTGGTGGAGCAGGTGGGGATCGGGTGA
- a CDS encoding cysteine dioxygenase family protein, whose protein sequence is MQTVTAQRDVSGCCTGSAAERFPKLRQLLAYLDSLQDRADLTVLSGLLRELDITRTDIEDACRFCDSGYQRNIIKESPWYELVAICWKSGQRSPIHDHQGSSCAFRVVQGTVTEIQFDPTPSGLLTCSAVNHAGEGYICASPDADIHQVLNALPAGQDVVTLHIYSPPLKNYRKYTLDTPCCEGQMKPATFPARGV, encoded by the coding sequence ATGCAGACCGTCACGGCTCAACGGGATGTGTCCGGCTGTTGCACGGGAAGCGCTGCCGAGCGCTTCCCCAAGCTGCGCCAACTCCTCGCCTACCTTGACTCGTTGCAGGACCGTGCGGATCTGACGGTTCTGTCCGGGTTGCTGCGCGAACTGGACATCACGCGCACGGACATCGAGGACGCCTGTCGCTTCTGCGACTCCGGCTACCAGCGGAACATCATCAAGGAATCGCCGTGGTATGAACTGGTGGCGATCTGCTGGAAGAGCGGCCAGCGCTCGCCAATTCACGACCACCAGGGTTCGAGCTGCGCCTTCCGCGTGGTGCAGGGTACGGTGACGGAGATTCAGTTCGACCCCACGCCGTCGGGCCTGCTGACGTGCAGCGCGGTCAATCACGCCGGTGAGGGGTACATCTGCGCCTCGCCCGACGCGGATATTCACCAGGTGCTCAACGCCCTGCCCGCTGGGCAGGACGTGGTGACGCTGCACATCTACTCGCCGCCGCTGAAGAACTATCGTAAGTACACGCTGGATACGCCCTGCTGCGAAGGGCAGATGAAGCCGGCGACCTTTCCGGCGCGGGGGGTGTGA
- a CDS encoding tetratricopeptide repeat protein yields MSPTHLRIPLTPGAAPPQAAERRCAPCHRLRPLVAAALMFIAAPVVAQPERSTLVPPRAELAEPVRKAIEAPFLTDEERKDLRVFHGAWEPGDLDTPARRATVALNAWAFDDESLADPTVPAEIRAEALALAGDVEGALRVLDGVRSLHADRIRAEALETIGSLEAADQAIEPAVALLLARELHDAAALNEGVRSLMVRSRLRGQPARDYQTMLDLLATARERYDRLHWPVLLTEARLLLDKDNMPEALAVLQQALQLNPRCAEAWYELGLTSVARFDFDGARAAAGALQALHPAHPLADLLLAESAMIQNDPDLALQLLDGVLARYPKQRAALALRCAAIALTYDEPALAEALRRHDELSPGSARAHYEVGRFLSFDRQYEAAAAALNEAIARQPKWPAPRIELGLLELQSGRDALALSALRDVRELDRYNKRVANSLFLLEELMSAYRQVETEHFIIRYSPTTEDRVFVDMMPETLERIHAAVAGRFGHEPDRKTIIEVLPNHQWFGVRIGGMPFIHTIAACTGPVIAMEVPREGPRQLHLGPFDWPRVLQHEYTHTITLSQTRNRIPHWLTEAAAVSMEFAPRRWETVQLLVNAWRTNELFDLDAINWAFVRPRKPTDRALAYAQGHWMVEFMNERFGEEALVRLLARYFDGEREQQAIPNALGLSREQFHADFLAWAGEQVKTWGFDPQPAFSTLLEAAGIDSAVRPGEPVTGVTDAMIEQWLAEHPDHPDVLRLAIERTLARMDEPDLMLIPLLEKYAAARPADPMPHRVMARIWQRSDTPHRAIPHLEQLDVREEYSNVYAVALAEMYRSRGDLDRAMEKITRAVNINPYHAPIRETAAAIALQKGDLSLARRHVMALTILEPGRPQHQRRLEAIEKRIADAGLGS; encoded by the coding sequence ATGTCCCCCACCCACCTTCGGATACCCTTGACGCCCGGCGCCGCGCCGCCCCAGGCCGCCGAGCGACGATGCGCCCCGTGCCATCGGCTCCGGCCTCTCGTCGCGGCGGCCCTGATGTTCATTGCGGCGCCGGTCGTTGCTCAGCCGGAGCGCTCGACGCTGGTTCCCCCCAGGGCCGAACTCGCCGAGCCCGTCCGCAAGGCCATCGAGGCGCCTTTTCTGACCGACGAGGAGCGCAAGGATCTGCGCGTCTTTCACGGCGCGTGGGAGCCGGGCGACCTGGACACGCCGGCGCGTCGCGCCACGGTGGCCCTCAACGCCTGGGCTTTCGATGACGAATCGCTGGCCGACCCCACGGTTCCCGCGGAGATCCGTGCCGAGGCGCTGGCCCTGGCGGGCGACGTGGAGGGGGCGCTCCGCGTGCTGGACGGCGTGCGCTCGCTGCACGCCGATCGCATCCGCGCCGAGGCGCTGGAGACGATCGGCTCGCTGGAAGCGGCCGACCAGGCGATCGAGCCGGCCGTCGCGCTGCTGCTGGCCCGCGAACTGCACGACGCCGCCGCGCTCAACGAGGGCGTGCGCTCCCTCATGGTGCGCAGCCGCCTGCGGGGCCAGCCGGCCCGTGACTACCAGACGATGCTCGACCTGCTGGCGACGGCCCGGGAGCGCTACGACCGGCTGCACTGGCCCGTGCTGCTCACCGAGGCCCGGCTGCTGCTCGACAAGGACAACATGCCCGAGGCGCTGGCGGTGCTGCAGCAGGCCTTGCAGCTGAACCCTCGCTGCGCCGAGGCATGGTACGAACTGGGGCTGACCTCGGTGGCCAGGTTCGACTTCGACGGCGCCCGCGCCGCGGCCGGCGCGCTCCAGGCGCTTCATCCGGCGCACCCCCTGGCGGACCTTTTGCTGGCCGAGTCCGCCATGATCCAGAACGACCCGGACTTGGCGCTGCAGCTCCTCGACGGCGTCCTGGCGCGATACCCCAAGCAGCGCGCCGCGCTGGCCTTGCGGTGCGCGGCCATCGCCCTCACCTACGACGAGCCCGCGCTCGCCGAGGCACTGAGGCGACACGACGAACTCTCCCCCGGCAGCGCCCGGGCGCACTATGAAGTCGGACGCTTCCTCTCCTTCGACCGCCAGTACGAAGCCGCCGCCGCCGCGCTCAATGAGGCCATCGCTCGCCAGCCCAAGTGGCCCGCACCGCGCATCGAACTGGGACTGCTGGAGCTCCAGTCCGGTCGCGACGCCCTGGCGCTGAGCGCCTTGCGCGACGTGCGCGAGCTGGACCGGTACAACAAGCGCGTCGCCAACTCGCTCTTCCTGCTCGAGGAGCTGATGAGCGCCTACCGGCAGGTGGAAACCGAGCATTTCATCATCCGTTACAGCCCGACCACCGAGGATCGTGTGTTCGTGGACATGATGCCCGAGACGCTGGAGCGCATCCACGCCGCCGTCGCCGGGCGTTTCGGCCACGAACCGGACCGCAAGACCATCATCGAGGTGCTGCCCAACCACCAGTGGTTCGGCGTGCGCATCGGCGGGATGCCGTTCATCCACACCATCGCCGCCTGCACCGGCCCGGTGATCGCCATGGAGGTGCCGCGCGAAGGCCCGAGGCAACTGCACCTGGGCCCCTTTGACTGGCCGCGCGTGCTGCAGCACGAGTACACGCACACCATCACGCTCAGCCAGACGCGCAACCGCATTCCGCACTGGCTCACCGAGGCCGCCGCCGTGAGCATGGAGTTCGCCCCGCGCCGCTGGGAGACCGTGCAACTGCTCGTCAATGCCTGGCGCACCAACGAACTCTTCGACCTCGACGCCATCAACTGGGCCTTCGTGCGGCCCAGGAAACCCACCGATCGCGCCCTGGCCTACGCGCAGGGGCATTGGATGGTCGAGTTCATGAACGAACGATTCGGCGAGGAGGCGCTGGTGCGCCTACTCGCCCGCTATTTCGACGGCGAGCGCGAGCAGCAGGCCATCCCCAACGCCCTGGGCCTGTCTCGTGAGCAGTTCCATGCCGACTTCCTCGCCTGGGCCGGCGAGCAGGTGAAGACGTGGGGCTTCGATCCCCAACCGGCCTTTTCGACGCTTCTTGAAGCGGCGGGAATCGACTCCGCCGTCAGACCCGGCGAGCCCGTCACCGGCGTCACCGACGCCATGATCGAGCAGTGGCTCGCGGAGCACCCCGATCATCCGGACGTGCTGCGGCTGGCCATCGAGCGCACGCTGGCCCGCATGGATGAGCCCGACCTGATGCTGATTCCGCTGCTGGAGAAGTACGCCGCCGCGCGCCCCGCGGACCCCATGCCGCACCGCGTGATGGCGCGGATCTGGCAGCGTTCCGACACGCCGCACCGGGCCATTCCGCACCTCGAGCAGCTCGACGTGCGCGAGGAATACTCCAACGTCTACGCCGTGGCGCTGGCGGAGATGTACCGCTCGCGGGGCGACCTGGACCGGGCGATGGAAAAGATCACCCGCGCCGTGAACATCAATCCGTATCACGCTCCGATCCGCGAGACCGCCGCCGCCATCGCGCTGCAGAAGGGCGACCTGTCCCTGGCTCGGAGACACGTCATGGCGCTCACGATCCTGGAGCCGGGTCGGCCCCAGCATCAGCGGCGTCTGGAGGCGATCGAGAAGCGCATCGCCGACGCAGGCCTCGGATCGTGA